A genomic stretch from Anaerolinea thermophila UNI-1 includes:
- a CDS encoding N-acetylneuraminate synthase family protein, whose amino-acid sequence MAREVKIGNRMVGDGHPTYIAAEIGINHNGDLDIAKRMILEAKRAGVDSVKFQKRTPEICVPRDQWDIMRETPWGYISYIEYRRKMEFGLEEYKEIDRYCKEVGIDWFASVWDEPSVDFLEQFDPIAYKVPSAALTDHGLLSKLRETGRPVILSTGMSTMEQIRAAVSLLDMDKLVITHATSTYPCDPEELNLRVIEKLRAEFPCPIGYSGHEVGLIPSVVAVALGACLVERHITLDRAMWGSDQAASVEPQGFERLVKYIRVTEVALGDGVKRVYPSELSSLKKLRRFQ is encoded by the coding sequence ATGGCACGAGAAGTGAAAATTGGCAACCGCATGGTCGGAGACGGACATCCCACTTACATCGCGGCTGAAATCGGTATCAATCACAACGGCGACCTGGATATTGCCAAGCGCATGATTCTGGAAGCCAAGCGTGCCGGGGTGGACTCGGTCAAATTCCAGAAGCGCACCCCGGAAATCTGCGTCCCGCGTGATCAATGGGACATCATGCGCGAGACCCCCTGGGGTTACATCAGTTACATTGAGTATCGCCGCAAGATGGAGTTCGGGCTGGAAGAGTACAAAGAGATTGACCGCTACTGCAAAGAAGTGGGGATTGACTGGTTTGCCTCGGTGTGGGATGAGCCTTCGGTGGACTTTCTGGAGCAGTTTGACCCTATTGCCTACAAAGTGCCCTCGGCGGCACTGACCGATCACGGCTTGCTGAGTAAACTGCGCGAGACCGGACGCCCGGTGATTCTCTCTACCGGCATGTCCACCATGGAGCAGATTCGTGCTGCGGTGAGTTTGCTGGATATGGATAAACTGGTGATCACCCATGCTACCAGCACTTATCCGTGCGACCCGGAAGAACTCAACCTGCGGGTCATTGAGAAACTGCGCGCCGAGTTTCCCTGCCCGATTGGCTACTCCGGACATGAGGTGGGCTTGATTCCTTCGGTGGTGGCGGTAGCGTTGGGGGCTTGCCTGGTGGAGCGCCACATCACGCTGGACCGCGCCATGTGGGGCTCGGATCAGGCGGCATCGGTCGAGCCGCAGGGCTTTGAGCGCCTGGTCAAGTACATCCGCGTCACCGAGGTGGCGCTGGGCGATGGCGTCAAGCGTGTTTATCCCAGCGAACTGTCTTCGCTGAAGAAACTGCGCCGCTTCCAGTAG
- a CDS encoding capsule polysaccharide biosynthesis family protein — MKRLVKRIEHGLRRRWVHGQANLRLAALDEAVRRASPRADGTAPVVLFNASTRLQGMSLNAGFQRVTAWALQMAGVPVVHFVCQGGMSRCVLGTKPDDPAALPPCAECIAQSRAMYAYSNARWFLPERDDALERSLSGLNLPELMSFEWQDLPLGALCLPGLRWALRRHHLYDDDPTRFLYREYILSAYRVARAFRALLDEVQPQAVVVFNGMFYPEATARWVARQRGLRVISHEVGLRPFTAFFTTGDATAYPIDIPADFTLTPEQEQRLDAYLEQRLQGNFTMAGVRFWPHMRGLEADMLEKIARFRQMVPVFTNVIFDTSQPHSNVLFSNMFEWLDQILEVIRRHPETLFVIRAHPDESRPGKASRESVAQWVDSRGVKQLPNVHFVDSHEYISSYELIQRGKFVALYNSTIGLEASLMGAPVLCAGRARFTQIPTVFFPASAEEYLRQMEAFLETETIEVPPEFRQNARRFLYYQLYRVSLPFDEFLEEDGVWNGYVRVKDLPPQAFDPHQSAVLQVIVNGILHDTPFVLEG, encoded by the coding sequence TTGAAACGTCTGGTGAAACGCATCGAACACGGTTTGCGCCGCCGCTGGGTGCATGGGCAGGCAAACCTGCGCCTTGCCGCGCTGGATGAGGCGGTGCGCCGTGCGTCTCCGCGTGCGGATGGTACGGCGCCAGTGGTGTTGTTCAACGCTTCAACCCGCCTGCAGGGGATGAGCCTGAACGCGGGGTTTCAGCGGGTGACCGCCTGGGCGCTTCAAATGGCGGGCGTGCCGGTGGTGCATTTCGTCTGTCAGGGCGGGATGAGCCGCTGTGTGCTGGGGACAAAACCCGATGACCCGGCGGCTCTGCCCCCCTGTGCGGAGTGCATTGCGCAATCACGAGCCATGTATGCGTATAGTAATGCGCGCTGGTTCCTGCCTGAACGGGATGACGCGCTGGAGCGCTCCCTGTCCGGGTTGAATTTGCCAGAGTTGATGTCCTTTGAATGGCAGGACCTTCCTCTCGGCGCGCTGTGCCTGCCGGGACTGCGTTGGGCGTTGCGCCGTCACCATCTCTACGACGATGATCCTACCCGTTTCCTGTACCGCGAGTACATCCTCTCAGCGTATCGGGTGGCGCGGGCATTCCGTGCCCTGCTGGACGAAGTTCAGCCGCAGGCAGTGGTGGTGTTCAATGGTATGTTTTACCCGGAGGCAACCGCTCGCTGGGTTGCCCGTCAGCGCGGCTTGCGGGTCATCTCCCACGAGGTAGGCTTGCGTCCTTTCACGGCTTTCTTCACCACTGGCGATGCTACTGCTTACCCCATCGACATCCCGGCAGATTTCACCCTTACCCCCGAACAGGAACAGCGTCTGGATGCCTATCTGGAACAGCGCCTGCAGGGCAACTTTACCATGGCGGGGGTGCGCTTCTGGCCTCACATGCGCGGTTTGGAAGCCGACATGCTGGAAAAGATTGCCCGTTTCCGCCAGATGGTGCCGGTCTTCACCAACGTCATTTTTGATACCAGCCAGCCCCATTCCAATGTTTTATTTTCCAATATGTTTGAGTGGCTGGATCAGATACTGGAAGTCATCCGCAGGCACCCGGAGACGCTCTTTGTGATTCGGGCACATCCGGATGAATCCCGTCCGGGCAAAGCCTCGCGGGAGAGCGTGGCGCAGTGGGTGGACTCGCGCGGGGTGAAGCAACTGCCCAACGTGCATTTTGTCGATTCGCACGAGTACATCAGTTCGTATGAGTTAATTCAGCGCGGCAAGTTTGTTGCACTGTACAATTCAACCATCGGTTTGGAGGCTTCACTGATGGGCGCGCCGGTGCTGTGCGCCGGACGGGCGCGCTTTACCCAGATTCCCACCGTCTTTTTCCCCGCTTCGGCGGAGGAATACCTTCGGCAAATGGAAGCCTTCCTCGAAACCGAGACTATTGAAGTCCCGCCGGAATTCCGCCAGAATGCCCGCCGCTTCCTCTATTACCAACTGTACAGGGTTTCTCTGCCGTTTGATGAATTTCTGGAAGAAGACGGCGTATGGAACGGCTACGTGCGGGTGAAAGACCTGCCGCCGCAAGCTTTTGACCCGCACCAGTCGGCGGTGTTGCAGGTCATCGTCAACGGGATTTTGCACGATACCCCCTTTGTCCTGGAGGGATGA
- a CDS encoding cytidylyltransferase domain-containing protein, translating to MTTALNRVVALVPMRHHSERVPGKNYRPLAGKPLYRHILDTLLAVPEISEVVIDTDSPVILEGLARDYPQVRAIERPVHLRDGGIPMNEILMHDTSLVPADLYLQTHSTNPLLRAETLSRAIQTLRGVYPAYDSLFGVTRLQVRLWDQLTRPINHNPAILLRTQDLPPVYMENSCVYLFTRQTLEQRRNRLGERPYMFEISQEEAWDIDEESTFQMVEFLLLGRQAKNQQG from the coding sequence ATGACGACAGCATTGAATCGGGTCGTGGCATTGGTGCCCATGCGGCATCATTCCGAGCGCGTGCCGGGCAAGAACTACCGCCCGCTGGCGGGCAAACCCCTGTACCGCCACATTCTGGATACCCTGCTGGCAGTCCCGGAGATTTCCGAAGTGGTGATTGATACCGACAGCCCGGTGATTCTGGAAGGACTGGCACGCGATTATCCGCAGGTGCGTGCCATTGAGCGCCCTGTCCACTTGCGGGATGGCGGTATTCCCATGAATGAAATTCTCATGCACGATACCTCGCTGGTGCCTGCGGATCTCTACCTGCAAACCCACAGCACCAACCCGCTCTTGCGCGCAGAGACCCTCTCCCGCGCCATTCAGACTCTGCGCGGAGTGTACCCGGCGTATGACTCACTCTTTGGCGTGACCCGCTTGCAGGTGCGCTTGTGGGATCAACTGACCCGTCCGATCAATCACAACCCTGCCATCCTGTTGCGCACGCAGGACTTGCCGCCGGTGTACATGGAAAATTCCTGCGTCTATCTCTTCACCCGCCAAACGCTGGAACAGCGCCGCAACCGCCTTGGCGAGCGCCCCTACATGTTTGAAATTTCCCAGGAAGAAGCCTGGGATATTGACGAAGAAAGCACCTTCCAGATGGTGGAATTCCTTTTACTTGGCAGACAGGCAAAAAATCAACAAGGATGA
- a CDS encoding phosphoglycerate dehydrogenase, with protein sequence MPTVLLSAPYMIPVVDRFRPVFAHYGLEIIVPPVRERLEEAELLEYAGQFDGAICGDDRFTARVIERCLPRLKVISKWGTGIDSIDHQAAQRLGVQVRNTPNAFTLPVSDSVMGYILAFARQIPWMDRAVKSGVWAKLPGYSLSERTLGVVGVGNIGKAVIRRARAFGMKILGNDIVPIAPDFILENGVEMTSLHDLLERSDFVSLNADLNPTSYHLINAETLAHMKPTAVLINTARGPLVDEPALIRALEEKRIAGAALDVFEIEPLPEDSPLRRMENVLLAAHNSNSSPAAWERVHWNTIRNLLDGLGIPHEDLAQWMQS encoded by the coding sequence ATGCCGACCGTATTGCTCTCTGCTCCCTACATGATTCCGGTGGTGGACCGTTTCCGACCGGTGTTTGCCCATTATGGTCTGGAAATAATTGTCCCGCCGGTGCGCGAACGCCTGGAAGAAGCGGAACTGCTGGAATACGCCGGACAATTTGACGGCGCAATTTGCGGCGATGACCGCTTCACCGCCCGCGTCATTGAACGCTGTCTGCCGCGCCTGAAGGTCATCTCCAAATGGGGCACGGGGATTGACTCGATTGACCACCAGGCGGCTCAACGTTTGGGCGTGCAGGTGCGCAATACCCCCAACGCCTTTACCCTGCCCGTCTCCGACAGCGTGATGGGCTACATTCTGGCGTTTGCCCGCCAAATCCCCTGGATGGATCGGGCGGTCAAAAGCGGGGTATGGGCGAAACTGCCCGGCTATTCCCTCAGCGAGCGTACCCTGGGTGTTGTTGGGGTGGGAAATATTGGCAAGGCGGTCATCCGCCGCGCGCGTGCCTTTGGCATGAAGATTCTGGGCAATGACATTGTGCCGATTGCGCCGGATTTTATCCTCGAAAATGGTGTGGAGATGACCTCTCTGCATGATTTGCTGGAGCGCAGTGACTTTGTCAGTCTCAATGCCGACTTGAATCCCACCAGTTATCATCTCATCAATGCCGAAACGCTGGCGCATATGAAGCCCACTGCCGTGCTGATTAACACCGCGCGCGGTCCGCTGGTAGATGAGCCGGCGCTCATCCGCGCGCTGGAAGAAAAGCGCATCGCTGGGGCGGCACTGGATGTCTTCGAGATTGAACCCCTGCCGGAGGATTCCCCCTTGCGGCGCATGGAGAATGTTTTGCTGGCGGCGCACAATTCCAACTCCAGCCCGGCGGCGTGGGAGCGGGTACACTGGAACACCATCCGCAACCTGCTGGATGGCTTGGGCATTCCTCACGAAGACCTTGCGCAGTGGATGCAGTCCTGA
- a CDS encoding SDR family NAD(P)-dependent oxidoreductase: MSFEKTHEPRYMLITGAAGGIGRATVKVFAEAGWVVIGVDRRPFGEDFPQNGLFIQADIADPEALRGIYDQAAAFTHTLDAVINNAAIQIAKPLLETTAEEWDLVMASNLRSVFLGAKLGYPLLKAGGGGAIVNVSSVHAIATSANISSYAASKGGLLALTRAMAIEFAPDNIRVNAILPGAVDTPMLRMSMQRGSLTGSDVLDRLENLARKTVNGRVAQPEEIARCIYFLADSTQSSFMTGQALVVDGGATARLSTE; encoded by the coding sequence ATGTCCTTCGAGAAGACTCATGAACCCCGTTATATGCTCATCACCGGCGCGGCGGGCGGTATTGGGCGGGCAACCGTCAAGGTGTTTGCCGAAGCCGGCTGGGTGGTGATTGGCGTGGACCGCCGTCCCTTTGGGGAAGATTTTCCCCAAAATGGCTTGTTCATCCAGGCGGATATTGCCGACCCTGAAGCCCTGCGCGGCATTTACGACCAGGCAGCAGCGTTTACGCATACGCTGGACGCGGTCATCAACAATGCGGCGATTCAGATTGCCAAACCCCTGCTGGAAACCACCGCAGAAGAGTGGGATCTGGTCATGGCGTCCAACCTGCGCTCGGTCTTTCTGGGCGCCAAACTGGGCTATCCCTTGCTGAAGGCGGGCGGCGGCGGGGCAATCGTTAACGTCTCGTCGGTGCATGCTATTGCCACCTCGGCGAACATCTCTTCCTATGCCGCCAGCAAGGGCGGACTGCTGGCGCTGACCCGCGCCATGGCGATTGAGTTTGCTCCCGATAACATCCGCGTCAACGCCATTCTGCCCGGTGCGGTGGATACGCCCATGCTGAGGATGAGCATGCAGCGCGGCAGTCTCACCGGTTCGGATGTGCTGGACCGCCTGGAAAATCTGGCGCGCAAGACCGTCAATGGACGGGTTGCCCAGCCTGAGGAAATTGCCCGCTGTATTTACTTCCTTGCCGACAGCACCCAGTCCTCGTTCATGACCGGGCAGGCGCTGGTGGTGGACGGCGGGGCAACTGCCCGACTCAGTACGGAGTGA
- a CDS encoding 6-hydroxymethylpterin diphosphokinase MptE-like protein encodes MLDSLKKAIPVPVRRAIGETLDAFDRARQMPAAMLHPWRRDTMERLEALHNRHKGERCFIIGNGPSLRHTDMSKLRGEYTLGMNRIYLMFPELGFQTTYYLSVNDLVIEQCAAEIQALKLPRFVSWRARRWLTPEPDLYFLWTTYTGPKFATDLRGRLWEGATVTYTALQTAYYLGFSEVILIGVDHNFATQGKPNTTVVSQGDDPNHFSPAYFGKGFRWQLPDLETSERAYRMAREAFERDGRRVLDATVGGKLTVFPKVGYETLF; translated from the coding sequence ATGCTGGACTCGCTGAAAAAAGCCATCCCTGTCCCGGTGCGCCGCGCTATTGGCGAGACGCTGGACGCCTTTGACCGCGCCCGTCAGATGCCTGCGGCAATGCTCCATCCCTGGCGGCGCGATACCATGGAGCGCCTTGAGGCTTTGCACAACCGCCATAAGGGCGAGCGCTGTTTCATCATTGGCAATGGCCCCAGTTTGCGCCATACCGACATGAGCAAACTGCGTGGGGAGTACACCCTGGGGATGAACCGCATTTATCTCATGTTCCCCGAATTGGGTTTTCAGACCACGTATTACCTTTCCGTCAACGACCTGGTCATCGAGCAGTGCGCCGCCGAGATTCAAGCCCTCAAATTGCCGCGCTTTGTCTCGTGGCGGGCGCGCCGCTGGTTAACCCCTGAACCCGACCTGTACTTCCTGTGGACGACCTACACCGGTCCTAAATTTGCTACCGACCTGCGCGGCCGGCTCTGGGAAGGCGCAACCGTGACCTACACGGCTCTGCAGACGGCGTATTACCTGGGCTTTTCGGAAGTCATTTTGATTGGCGTGGATCACAACTTTGCCACTCAGGGCAAACCCAACACCACCGTGGTCTCGCAGGGCGATGACCCCAACCATTTCTCTCCCGCGTACTTTGGCAAAGGCTTCCGCTGGCAGTTGCCCGACCTGGAAACCTCGGAGCGGGCTTACCGTATGGCGCGCGAAGCCTTCGAGCGGGATGGTCGGCGGGTGCTGGATGCTACCGTGGGGGGCAAATTGACTGTCTTCCCTAAAGTGGGTTACGAGACTCTCTTCTAG
- a CDS encoding glycosyltransferase family 2 protein has protein sequence MPPLVSIVTPSFNQAPYLEQTLRSVLEQDYPAIEYFVMDGGSTDGSVKIIQRYARRLAGWVSEPDRGQADAINKGFARAHGEIVAWLNSDDLYLPGAVRAAVEIFERHPQAGMVFGDVVSIDGEGNPIHVMTFGDWGLEELMQFRIISQPGVFVRRQVLEQAGLLDLSYHYLLDHHLWLRCAQVAPMVYLRQRLACARFHPLAKNVAQAARFGQEAYRLVEWMAQEPVLSERFRRLEKPIRAGAHRLNARYLLDAGLIRPAASAYTRSLLTHAPTALVEWRRILFAYARLLVNVEGLKRLYLRARRRRMRL, from the coding sequence ATGCCCCCGCTGGTTTCGATTGTCACCCCGTCCTTCAATCAAGCGCCATACCTGGAGCAGACCCTGCGCTCGGTGCTGGAGCAGGATTATCCTGCTATCGAGTACTTCGTCATGGATGGCGGTTCTACCGATGGCAGTGTCAAAATCATTCAACGCTATGCTCGTCGGCTGGCGGGGTGGGTGTCTGAACCTGACCGCGGGCAGGCGGATGCCATCAACAAGGGCTTTGCCCGCGCCCATGGGGAGATTGTGGCATGGCTCAATTCCGATGACCTGTACCTGCCCGGCGCTGTTCGGGCGGCGGTGGAAATCTTTGAGCGCCATCCGCAGGCAGGGATGGTGTTTGGAGACGTGGTCTCGATTGACGGCGAGGGCAATCCCATCCATGTGATGACCTTTGGGGATTGGGGGCTGGAAGAGTTAATGCAGTTTCGCATCATCAGCCAGCCGGGGGTGTTCGTGCGCCGCCAGGTGCTGGAACAAGCCGGCTTACTGGATTTGTCCTATCATTATCTACTCGATCACCATCTCTGGTTGCGCTGTGCGCAGGTAGCGCCGATGGTGTATTTGCGTCAGCGGCTGGCTTGCGCCCGTTTTCATCCGCTGGCGAAGAATGTGGCGCAGGCGGCGCGTTTTGGGCAGGAAGCCTACCGCCTGGTGGAGTGGATGGCGCAGGAACCTGTCCTGTCGGAGCGTTTTCGCCGTCTGGAAAAGCCCATCCGTGCGGGAGCGCACCGCCTCAATGCCCGCTATCTGCTGGATGCCGGGCTGATTCGTCCTGCGGCGAGCGCCTACACCCGCAGTCTGCTCACCCATGCGCCCACCGCGCTGGTGGAGTGGCGGCGCATTCTCTTTGCCTATGCCCGTCTGCTGGTCAACGTTGAAGGGTTGAAGCGTCTGTACCTGCGCGCGCGGCGCAGACGCATGAGGTTATAA
- a CDS encoding glycosyltransferase family 39 protein — protein sequence MTLRGNAVGQELRSVFSLVPFSRGERWFLLFVTLSGMLARLPLLSRPMVHDEAYTYVAFASRPLLAVISDYHLPNNHIFHTLLVHLVTAWLGAHPWTVRLPAFLAAALCIPALALLGARLYSPRAGLLAATLLAGLPVQALYATNARGYSLYTFFTLALFLLAQVLAHRPSVSLWALVAIVAGLGFWTVPFMVYPFAGVMLWLAMTLWDGENRSFARWMKKVALPFLGVTLGVGLLVVLVYLPVVLWGTGWRSLAGNGFVQPLEWGALFPTALMRLRETADEWTLGLPAWAGWGISAGALMAMLLHSRFSRERFSPLLMAVIGAFGVWLIQRGNPMARLWTYLIPLWVLGGAVGLWQLWAFLRQRLLWLSRFEGAGAVVLLVVLSVSSLRAFSLHAGEVQQVADLLVKEGSTQFFAAAGTPDDAPLWFYLMEAGAGRETFERKRMNSPESIFVVVRPSEEQTPQSVLAERGLDESLCAPQTLHLWQVVGGLQVYRCERQD from the coding sequence ATGACACTCCGCGGAAACGCTGTGGGGCAGGAACTGCGCAGTGTTTTTTCGCTTGTGCCTTTCTCGCGCGGTGAACGGTGGTTTTTACTGTTCGTCACCCTGAGCGGGATGCTGGCGCGCCTGCCTTTGCTCTCGCGTCCGATGGTGCATGATGAAGCCTACACCTACGTGGCGTTTGCCTCGCGCCCGTTGCTGGCAGTGATTTCGGACTATCATCTTCCCAACAACCACATTTTTCATACCCTGCTGGTGCATCTTGTGACGGCATGGCTGGGAGCGCACCCCTGGACGGTGCGCCTGCCGGCGTTCCTTGCCGCGGCGTTGTGCATCCCTGCGCTGGCACTGCTGGGTGCGCGCCTCTATTCCCCCCGCGCGGGATTGCTGGCGGCGACTCTGCTGGCAGGACTGCCGGTGCAAGCCCTCTATGCTACCAATGCGCGCGGTTACAGCCTCTATACCTTCTTTACGCTGGCGCTTTTCCTGCTGGCGCAAGTTCTGGCGCATCGTCCGTCAGTTTCTCTCTGGGCGCTTGTGGCAATTGTGGCGGGGCTGGGCTTCTGGACAGTCCCTTTCATGGTGTATCCCTTTGCCGGGGTGATGCTCTGGCTGGCTATGACCCTGTGGGACGGAGAAAATCGCTCTTTTGCCCGCTGGATGAAAAAAGTTGCACTTCCCTTTTTGGGGGTGACGTTAGGCGTGGGACTGCTGGTTGTGCTGGTGTATCTTCCCGTTGTCCTGTGGGGTACGGGATGGCGTTCGCTGGCGGGCAATGGTTTTGTCCAGCCGCTGGAGTGGGGAGCGCTCTTTCCGACCGCGCTGATGCGTTTGCGGGAAACCGCCGATGAATGGACGCTGGGACTGCCTGCCTGGGCAGGCTGGGGCATTTCAGCGGGAGCGCTGATGGCTATGCTTCTTCATTCCCGTTTCAGCCGGGAGCGTTTTTCTCCCCTGCTCATGGCTGTCATCGGCGCGTTTGGGGTGTGGCTCATCCAGCGGGGCAACCCCATGGCGCGCCTGTGGACGTATCTCATCCCGTTGTGGGTGCTGGGCGGCGCAGTGGGCTTGTGGCAGTTGTGGGCATTCCTGCGTCAGCGTCTGCTCTGGCTCTCCCGTTTTGAAGGGGCGGGAGCCGTAGTGCTTCTGGTGGTTCTTTCGGTATCTTCCCTGCGCGCTTTTTCGCTTCACGCTGGAGAGGTTCAGCAGGTAGCGGATTTGCTGGTCAAAGAAGGGTCAACGCAGTTTTTCGCCGCCGCAGGCACACCCGATGATGCGCCATTGTGGTTTTACCTCATGGAAGCGGGGGCAGGGCGGGAAACGTTTGAGCGTAAACGCATGAACTCCCCTGAGAGCATTTTTGTGGTGGTGCGTCCTTCTGAGGAGCAAACCCCGCAGAGCGTGCTGGCAGAGCGTGGCTTGGATGAAAGCCTGTGTGCGCCTCAGACTTTGCATTTGTGGCAGGTGGTTGGCGGGTTGCAGGTGTATCGCTGTGAGAGGCAGGACTGA
- a CDS encoding ArnT family glycosyltransferase gives MMEKHRGFSRFWNRRTGEVLFVLALLALGLVIRLYDVDDPPLDFHPTRQLHSLILARGMYLPEAPNVPAWQKERARLQAQAEGIVEPPILEMLVVQTYRLLGREVPFVGRLYSLSFWVLGALGGFLLMRRWLSVPVAGVGLGLMLFFPYGVIASRSFQPDSLMTALILWSLWALAGWRQTDSWRWALAAGVLSGLTLLVKATGGFLLFFPLAVLLWAERKRFSRRTWMQLLGVGVLASLPLLAYSLYGWFVAGYLQQQMSLRFFPQYWLDPVFYLRWASLLVQTFGLPWLVFALLGTMVLPVPLRAVAWGVWLGYLALGLALSHHISTHDYYSLPLVPFLALGVAGLMQVFLEHLPGPRRWWRAGAALVLIATAGWMLYESRTILKKADYRAEPAFWQMLAGQMGDDARVIGLLPDYGARLTYWGWITPANWWTQAEVDLRRRAGQNVDVQALLQEQTRGKDFFVITLMDEFQRQQELQQFLAQYPLFRQGDGYLIVDLRTKRGN, from the coding sequence ATGATGGAAAAGCATAGAGGCTTTTCACGGTTCTGGAATCGCCGTACAGGTGAGGTGCTTTTCGTCCTGGCATTGCTTGCGCTGGGACTGGTGATTCGCCTGTACGATGTGGATGACCCGCCGCTGGATTTTCATCCCACCCGTCAACTGCATTCGCTCATCCTCGCGCGGGGTATGTACCTGCCCGAGGCGCCCAATGTGCCCGCCTGGCAGAAAGAACGCGCCCGCCTGCAAGCCCAGGCTGAGGGCATCGTCGAACCGCCAATTCTGGAAATGCTGGTGGTGCAGACGTATCGCCTGCTGGGGCGGGAAGTGCCTTTCGTGGGCAGGTTGTACTCCCTCAGTTTCTGGGTGCTGGGCGCGCTGGGTGGTTTTTTGCTCATGCGCCGTTGGCTTTCTGTGCCGGTGGCGGGGGTGGGGCTGGGTTTGATGCTCTTCTTCCCGTATGGGGTGATTGCTAGCCGTTCGTTCCAACCCGATTCGCTGATGACCGCGCTGATTCTCTGGTCGCTTTGGGCGCTGGCGGGCTGGCGGCAGACGGACTCATGGCGCTGGGCACTTGCCGCAGGGGTGTTGAGCGGGTTGACTCTGCTGGTCAAAGCCACCGGGGGCTTTTTGCTGTTCTTTCCACTGGCGGTGTTGCTCTGGGCGGAGAGGAAACGTTTCTCCCGCCGTACCTGGATGCAGTTGCTGGGAGTGGGTGTGCTGGCATCTCTGCCCTTGCTGGCGTATTCCCTCTACGGCTGGTTTGTGGCGGGGTATCTGCAACAGCAGATGAGTTTGCGCTTCTTCCCGCAGTACTGGCTTGACCCCGTCTTTTACCTGCGCTGGGCAAGTTTGCTCGTCCAAACCTTTGGCTTGCCCTGGCTGGTATTTGCCCTGCTGGGGACGATGGTTTTGCCCGTGCCTCTGCGAGCCGTTGCTTGGGGCGTCTGGCTGGGATACCTGGCGCTGGGATTGGCGCTCTCGCACCACATTTCCACCCATGATTATTACAGTCTCCCGCTTGTGCCTTTCCTGGCGTTGGGAGTGGCTGGGCTGATGCAGGTGTTCCTGGAACATTTGCCTGGGCCGCGCCGATGGTGGCGCGCGGGGGCGGCGCTGGTGTTGATTGCAACGGCAGGCTGGATGCTTTACGAGTCCCGTACTATCCTTAAAAAAGCAGACTACCGCGCCGAACCGGCTTTCTGGCAAATGCTTGCCGGGCAGATGGGTGATGATGCCCGCGTGATTGGCTTGCTTCCCGATTACGGCGCGCGTCTGACGTACTGGGGCTGGATCACTCCCGCCAACTGGTGGACGCAGGCAGAAGTGGACTTGCGCCGCCGCGCCGGTCAGAATGTGGATGTTCAGGCGTTATTGCAGGAACAAACCCGCGGCAAGGACTTTTTTGTCATTACCTTGATGGACGAGTTTCAGCGCCAGCAGGAATTACAGCAATTTCTGGCGCAATATCCGCTCTTTCGCCAGGGTGATGGTTATCTGATTGTTGATTTGCGCACAAAGCGAGGGAATTAA